TTACAGCTGATTATTACGAATACGATTACGAATTGTTAAGTGCTATCGCACCTACTATTGTACTTACACCGTATCCAGGTGAAGGTCACCCTACTGGAGAATATGATCACATGATTAGCTCCATAGAGCTAATGGGAAAAGTTTTAGGACTTGATGATAAGGCTGCTGAAGTAATTGATAATTTAGAGAAAGCATATGCTGAGGCTAATGAAATACTTAAAGATACTGATGTAGATTTTGATTATATCGAGTTAATCGATTTTTCTACAGCTGATACTGTTTCAATGTATTTATATACTGATTCTTCAATTCATACAACTATTTTAGAGAAAATAGGCTTTAACAATATTTACAAGCCTGAAAAATTTGAACTTTATGGTCAAACAAATATTAATGTTGAAAATTTAGTTGGATTAGATAAGAACACTTTATTTGTAGTTGCTGATGAAGGAGCAGATATTTTTAGTAAGAACCTTATTTCAGAAAATGTATTAAATGGATTAGATTTCTATACAAATGATAAAATGTATTATTTAGGAGCTAATGCTTCTCCATTTGGACCTTTATCTACTTTAACTTTTGTAGATACTGTTGTGGAGAGTGTTTTAAGTAATGAGTAAAAAAGTTCTATTGGGGGGTCTTGTCGCCCTCCTTATTTTTTCTCTAATCCATATTAATCAAGGTTCTGTAGATGTTTCTGTAAGTACAGTTATAGATGCAATTTTTAATTATGATAATTCAGTGGAACATAATGTTATACGTGATTTAAGATTACCTAGACTGGTAATTGGAATTATTGCTGGTGGAGCCTTAGGTATAAGCGGTGCATTATTCCAAAGCTTAATGCGAAATCCAATGGCATCCGCTTCTACTTTGGGAATCAATGCAGGTTCATATTTTTTCGTAGTTTTATTTTCAGTATTTTTTCCTGGATTCGATAGTATACCATTCTTCCCTGCTCTACTAGGTGCTTTAGGTACAGCTTTTGTTGTAATGATTCTTGGAAAAGGCAGTTCAAATCCAGTTAAGATGACTTTAGCCGGAGTGGCATTGTCCCTAGTATTCTCCTCTATGACTTCTGCATTGCAACTATTATTTGAAAATGAAACTAAGGGGTTGTTTCTATGGGGTGCTGGCTCATTAGTTCAGAATAGCTGGAGAGGAATCAACTTTTCATTGCCTATCGTTACAATCT
The DNA window shown above is from Tissierella sp. Yu-01 and carries:
- a CDS encoding iron-siderophore ABC transporter substrate-binding protein, whose protein sequence is MKKIMYILFILLMSMSVVACSTDNSKDVAPEEVSKESITIEHSAGTTVLDKPAERVVALEWIYGEDMLALGVQPVGMTDIEGYTTWMNSGDIKLDENVADLGVRGSANLEDIAALKPDLIVTADYYEYDYELLSAIAPTIVLTPYPGEGHPTGEYDHMISSIELMGKVLGLDDKAAEVIDNLEKAYAEANEILKDTDVDFDYIELIDFSTADTVSMYLYTDSSIHTTILEKIGFNNIYKPEKFELYGQTNINVENLVGLDKNTLFVVADEGADIFSKNLISENVLNGLDFYTNDKMYYLGANASPFGPLSTLTFVDTVVESVLSNE